The following coding sequences lie in one Desmodus rotundus isolate HL8 chromosome 1, HLdesRot8A.1, whole genome shotgun sequence genomic window:
- the CER1 gene encoding cerberus, translating to MLLLLFQLLVLLSLGKAAEHPGGLQSQSSVSLVPLERNRRELPMGNPEEAEEKPDLFVAVPHLIGASPVAEGWRHREKMLLRFGKLWKKPERELQPTQDPISEHVPPGTQTLTQSEDGMQIKKSPLQEEAKKFWHHFMFRMSPASQGVILPIKSHEVHQETCRTVPFNQSITHEDCEEVVVQNNLCFGKCGSVRVPGAAQHPHFCFHCSPAKFTTMHLQLNCSDLAPVVKVVMLVEECQCKVKTDHHEHGHLLQAGSQAEFHAHDPFIPGFST from the exons ATGCTTCTCCTCTTATTTCAGCTGCTGGTGCTCTTGTCTCTGGGGAAGGCCGCAGAGCATCCCGGCGGCCTCCAGAGTCAGAGTTCTGTTTCCCTCGTGCCCCTAGAAAGAAATCGCAGAGAGCTTCCCATGGGCAACCCggaggaggctgaggagaagCCAGACCTGTTTGTTGCGGTGCCACACCTGATAGGTGCCAGCCCTGTGGCGGAAGGCTGGAGGCACAGGGAGAAGATGCTGCTCAGGTTTGGCAAGCTCTGGAAGAAGCCTGAGAGAGAATTACAGCCAACCCAGGACCCCATCAGTGAGCATGTCCCACCTGGGACCCAGACGCTCACTCAGTCAGAGGATGGGATGCAGATAAAGAAGTCTCCTCTTCAGGAAGAAGCCAAGAAATTCTGGCACCACTTCATGTTCAGAATGAGTCCGGCTTCTCAGGGGGTCATCTTGCCTATCAAAAGCCACGAGGTGCATCAGGAGACCTGTAGGACAGTGCCTTTCAACCAG TCTATCACCCACGAAGACTGTGAGGAAGTAGTTGTACAGAACAACCTTTGCTTTGGGAAATGCGGGTCTGTTCGTGTTCCTGGAGCTGCACAGCACCCTCACTTCTGCTTCCACTGCTCCCCTGCCAAGTTCACCACAATGCACTTGCAGCTGAACTGCTCAGACCTTGCCCCCGTGGTCAAGGTGGTGATGCTGGTAGAAGAATGCCAGTGCAAGGTGAAGACGGATCACCACGAGCATGgacacctcctccaggcaggctCCCAGGCAGAATTTCATGCCCATGATCCCTTTATCCCGGGATTTTCAACTTAA